Genomic window (Bradyrhizobium sp. 186):
TCGCCTCGGCTGGGCTTTGCGCTGCGCGAAGATCTCTCGCTCCAGCTCCGCTACTCGCTCTATCAGCAGAGCATCACGCTCGCCAGCGCCTATAACAATTGCAACAACAACGCGTCCAATACGTCGCTGGCCTACAATCCGACGCCGGCTTACATCAAGAGCATCCTGGGTGGGGTGGATCCGACCAATTCCACGGATTCGGGGGTTTATGGATACGGTTGCTACGGCGACGGCGAGTCGAGCCTGCCGGTTCGGAAGGAGCTGGCGAACGGCGCGACATGGACTTCGGCGCTGGGCTACACGCTGAACTACAACACGCTCGACAACACCAAGAACCCGACCGACGGTCTACTGATCGACTTCAGGCAGGATTTCGCGGGCGTCGGCGGCAACGTGACCTATCTGAAGACCGCGGTGGACACCAAGTACTACACGTCGCTGGTCTCCGAGATCGTCAGTGTGATCCATCTTCAGGGCGGCATTCTCAACAAGATCGGCGACCAGGATCTGCGCATGCTGGATCATTTCCAGATGGGTCCGAACCTCGTGCGCGGCTTCGCCTCCAACGGTATCGGTCCGCGCGACATCACCTATGCAAGCTTGGGCGCCAGCGGCGATGCCCTCGGCGGCACGAAATACTGGGGCGCGTCCATGGAGCTGCAGATGCCGTTCTGGTTCCTGCCCAAGGAGGTCGGCCTGAAGGGCGCGGTCTACGCCGATGCCGGCTCGCTCTGGGGCTACCAGGGACCGACATCCTGGTCGGCCACTGGCGAAGTCAGCACGGCGGCCTGCCCGACCTGCGGACTGCAATATGACGACGGCAACGTGGTGCGGTCGTCGGTCGGCGTCGGCCTGATCTGGGCCTCGCCGTTCGGCCCGCTTCGCTTCGACTACGCCGTGCCGCTGACGAAGGGCAAATACGACACCGTCCAGGAGTTCAGGTTCGGCGGCGGAACGTCGTTCTAGACTAGCCGCCGAGGATGCGCCGGCAGGCGTTGACGAACACCTGCGCGCCCGTGACGATATCGGCGTCGGCGGTGTTCTCGGTCCAATGGTGGCTGATGCCGCCGATCGACGGCACGAACAGCATGCCGGCGGGCATGATCGTGGCGAGCATCTGCGCGTCGTGGCCGGCGCCGCTGGGCATGCGGATGGATCGTCCGCCCGCCAAGGCCTTGCTCGCAGCTTCGATCGCGTCCTGGAAGCCGGAATTCATCATGGCTGGGGCGCCGGTGCGAATCCGCTCGACGGTCACGGTGCAGCGGCCCTGAGCATTGACCTCATCCGCCATCGTCCGCAGCAACTCCTCCAGCCGCGCAATGACGGCTGGATCGTCATCGCGGATCTGGAACAGCATCTCGGCCGCCCCCGGAATGATGCTCGGCGCGCCTGGATCGAGCGTGATGCAGCCGGTGGTCCAGACCGTGCGCGGGCCGCATGCCGTGGGGAAGCGCTCGTCGATCGCGACGCAGAACTTTGCCAGTGCCAACCCCGCATCTTTTCGCGCGGCCATGCGGGTGGTGCCGGCGTGATTCTGCTCGCCGCCAAAATTGATCTGGTACTGCCAGATGCCGACGATGGAGGTCACGACACCGATCGCGAGACGGCCGCTTTCGAGCGCGTCGCCTTGCTCGATATGCGCCTCCAGATATCCGACGTGCCGTCCCGGCTCGGCGGAGACGCGGGAGCGTCCGGCGAGCCCCATGTCAGCGAGCGCATCCCGCATGGTCCGGCCGCCGGTGCGGTTGCGCGCGGCGTCGATATCGGCCTCGGTCACTTGCCCGACATAGGAGCGGGAGCCGAGGAAGTGACCGAAATGTCCTTCCTCGTCGCACCAGGCGGCGACCTCGACCGCACCTTGCAGCGAGGGATCGGCATTGAGCACGCGTGCGGCTTCGAGCGCGTAGACAACGCCCAGCGGTCCATCGAGCCAGCCGGCATAGTTCTGGCTTTCGAGATGCGACCCCGCCAGAAGCTTCCGTCCGGGCGTCGTGGTGGTGCCGAAGACATTGCCGATGCCGTCGATTGTGGCGCTCAAGCCCGCTTCGGGCAATTTCTGCACCAGCCACTCCAGCGACTGCTTGTGCGGCTCGGAGAAGGTCGGCTTGTGCACGCCGGTCTTGTGGGCGCCGATGGCGCGCAGCGCATTGAGATCGGCGAGAACTCGCTCGCCGTTGGCGAGAGGACGATTGTCAGGCATGTTCGGCAACCTTCAGCGCCTCGGTACGGATCTCCTCGACCAGCCGTTCCTTCAGCTGGACGAATTCGGGCGTGGTCTTGATCTTGTAGGAGCGCGGATGCGGCAGGTCCACCGCGATCTCGGCCTTGATCCGGCCGGGGCGCGCGCTCATGACGACGACGCGGCTGCCGAGGAAGATCGCCTCCTCGATGTCGTGAGTCACGAACAGCACGGTCTTCTGGTCGCGTTCCCAGATCCCGAGCAGCATCTCCTGCATCAGCGCGCGGGTCTGATTGTCGAGCGCACCGAAGGGCTCGTCGAGCAGCAGGATCTTTGGATCGTTGGCGAGCGCGCGGGCGATCGCCGTGCGTTGCTGCATGCCGCCGGAGAGCTGTTTTGGCCAGTGGTTTTCGAAGCCGGACAGTCCGACCTGGCGGATGAAGGCATCCGCAATCTTTTGGCGTTCGGCCTGCGGCACGCCGCGCTCGCGCAGCCCGAAGGCGATGTTCTCGCGCACGGTCAGCCAGGGAAACAGCGTGTAGGACTGAAACACCATGCCGCGATCGGCGCCAGGACCGGTCACCTCGCGCCCGTCGAGCACGACACGTCCGCTGGTCGGGCGGTCGAGGCCGGCGACGATGCGAAGCAACGTAGACTTGCCGCAGCCGGAAGGACCGAGGATGGTCACGAAGTCGTTGTTGCCGATCGTAAGATTGGTCGGCTCCAGCGCCCTGGTCGGCGCATTGCCGTGGCGCGCGGGGAAGGTTCGCGAAACTTGTTCGATCTCGAGCGTCGTCATGCGAGCTTCCACGGGAACAGCCAGGCATTGAACGCCTTGAACAGGAAGTCGGAGACGAGGCCGATCAAGCCGATAACGATGATCCCGAAGATAATCTGGCCGGTGTTGAGCAGCGCCTGGCTATCGGTGATCATGTGACCGATACCAGAGGACGACCCGATCAGCTCGGCCACGATGACGTAGGTCCAGGCCCATCCCAGCACCAGCCGAAGGATCTCCGCGATATCGGGCGC
Coding sequences:
- a CDS encoding Zn-dependent hydrolase, encoding MPDNRPLANGERVLADLNALRAIGAHKTGVHKPTFSEPHKQSLEWLVQKLPEAGLSATIDGIGNVFGTTTTPGRKLLAGSHLESQNYAGWLDGPLGVVYALEAARVLNADPSLQGAVEVAAWCDEEGHFGHFLGSRSYVGQVTEADIDAARNRTGGRTMRDALADMGLAGRSRVSAEPGRHVGYLEAHIEQGDALESGRLAIGVVTSIVGIWQYQINFGGEQNHAGTTRMAARKDAGLALAKFCVAIDERFPTACGPRTVWTTGCITLDPGAPSIIPGAAEMLFQIRDDDPAVIARLEELLRTMADEVNAQGRCTVTVERIRTGAPAMMNSGFQDAIEAASKALAGGRSIRMPSGAGHDAQMLATIMPAGMLFVPSIGGISHHWTENTADADIVTGAQVFVNACRRILGG
- a CDS encoding ABC transporter ATP-binding protein; this translates as MTTLEIEQVSRTFPARHGNAPTRALEPTNLTIGNNDFVTILGPSGCGKSTLLRIVAGLDRPTSGRVVLDGREVTGPGADRGMVFQSYTLFPWLTVRENIAFGLRERGVPQAERQKIADAFIRQVGLSGFENHWPKQLSGGMQQRTAIARALANDPKILLLDEPFGALDNQTRALMQEMLLGIWERDQKTVLFVTHDIEEAIFLGSRVVVMSARPGRIKAEIAVDLPHPRSYKIKTTPEFVQLKERLVEEIRTEALKVAEHA